The following are from one region of the Jatrophihabitans telluris genome:
- a CDS encoding zinc-dependent alcohol dehydrogenase, translating to MLAAVLHSPGDLRIEDRAVPVAGAGQALVRVTLNGLCGTDVTEYTKGPMMVPLTTRHPGSGHLGPTILGHEFIGEVVGTGEGAQDWMGRRVASGAGVSCGRCRACLRGRTNLCERYYTLGLSTDGALAEFVAVPVSTLREIPPGCPDIEAALAQPLAVGLHAVSRAGLEAGDTVVLIGAGAIGSFILAGLAGHDGRVIAVDVDAARLENAGKLGATETCLVTVDDPLAGLAELLPRGADVVIESSGVPGAAQRAVQLTTMGGTVLLVGLTKTPQALALADLVLREITVRTTVAHVCDADLGRALDLLATRPLSQLLVDRVVPLESVVTDALEPLAAGTLGGKVLVSPHHA from the coding sequence CCGGGTCACGCTCAACGGCTTGTGCGGTACCGACGTCACCGAATACACCAAAGGCCCGATGATGGTGCCGCTGACCACGAGACATCCCGGCTCGGGTCACCTCGGGCCCACGATTCTCGGACACGAGTTCATCGGCGAGGTCGTCGGGACCGGCGAGGGCGCCCAGGACTGGATGGGCCGGCGGGTGGCCAGCGGCGCCGGGGTGTCGTGCGGACGGTGCCGAGCGTGCTTGCGCGGCCGGACGAATCTCTGCGAGCGGTACTACACCCTGGGCCTGTCCACCGACGGGGCGCTCGCGGAGTTCGTCGCGGTCCCGGTATCCACCCTGCGCGAGATCCCCCCGGGCTGCCCGGACATCGAGGCCGCGCTGGCGCAACCCTTGGCGGTGGGCCTGCATGCGGTCTCGCGGGCGGGGCTGGAGGCCGGCGACACGGTGGTGCTGATCGGCGCCGGCGCGATCGGCTCGTTCATCCTCGCGGGCCTGGCCGGCCACGACGGCCGGGTCATCGCCGTCGATGTCGATGCGGCACGGTTGGAGAACGCGGGCAAGCTCGGCGCGACCGAGACGTGCCTGGTTACCGTGGACGATCCCTTGGCCGGACTGGCCGAACTGCTGCCGCGGGGCGCCGACGTGGTGATCGAAAGCTCCGGGGTTCCCGGAGCGGCTCAACGGGCCGTGCAGCTGACGACGATGGGGGGCACGGTTCTGCTCGTCGGGTTGACCAAGACCCCGCAGGCACTGGCGCTGGCAGATCTGGTGTTGCGCGAGATCACGGTGCGTACGACGGTAGCCCACGTCTGCGATGCCGACCTCGGGCGTGCCCTCGACCTGCTCGCAACTCGCCCGCTCTCGCAACTGCTCGTCGACCGGGTCGTACCTTTGGAGAGCGTCGTCACCGATGCGCTGGAGCCGCTGGCCGCAGGGACGCTGGGTGGCAAGGTGCTTGTCAGCCCGCACCATGCGTGA
- a CDS encoding ATP-binding cassette domain-containing protein, with product MNEQTMIAPASTTMSLAGIGKNYDGVAALTGVDLEIRGGEVHALLGENGAGKSTLMGVASGAVAPDTGTITVGGQTYPRLTPVQATELKIAIVHQHPAVMPDLTVAENIRVAVAPQYLSADGGAEAAMRTMLEAVGFTRHLEDRVGSLTIAQKHLLELAKALAVGPALLILDEPTAPLGQDSVALLFDAVRAAAARGTAVVYITHRLAEVRELADRVTVLRDGSVRGSSLTSDISDDELLALIVGRKLASTFPAKPERDPQAEQLLSVQGLSGQGFDDVSFTASRGEIVGVSGIVGNGQSALLRALAGLEPSDGIVQIAGETFGAKKLRRRSGYLPADRHREGLMMSMSVRENAALSALGRFTRGPLLRSAPENEAVAHELSALAVKTGSPETLVSALSGGNQQKVVLARALMSQPAILVADEPTQGVDVGARAEIYRILRQISADGVPVVVASSDAKELEGLCDRVIVMSRGSVVQTCAGDDITEEALIHSAVRATGHSRGANAPASATASSRVRRFLTGDYAPVLVLALVMLLLGAYVLSKNSRYLGQFNVTSIMTSCAALGFIALGQTIVLLVGGIDLSVGPLAGFMVVVGSFFLTDGKSGIVMVLGLALMLACGVGNGVVNGTLIRYAKFTPVAATLATYIALQGLSFLLRSSPGGNIAGSVSNLITHKVGPFPLSFVVMAAATLVLEGILRFRRSGLRLRAVGSDEDSARKVGVAINPTVIAAYVGSSVMVFFGAVVLLAQLGIGDPSQGVSYTLSSITAVVLGGTSLLGGRGTFIGTLLGAGLIVQVLNATVFLNLTQTWQYFFQGALIVVAAVIYSQVRGFRRTTA from the coding sequence ATGAATGAGCAGACCATGATCGCTCCGGCCTCGACCACGATGTCGCTCGCCGGCATCGGCAAGAACTACGACGGCGTGGCGGCCCTGACCGGTGTCGACCTGGAGATCCGCGGCGGCGAGGTGCACGCGCTTCTCGGCGAGAACGGGGCCGGCAAGTCGACGCTGATGGGTGTCGCCTCGGGTGCCGTCGCACCCGACACCGGCACGATCACGGTCGGTGGCCAGACCTATCCGCGGCTGACGCCGGTGCAGGCGACCGAGCTCAAGATCGCGATCGTGCACCAGCACCCCGCCGTGATGCCTGACCTCACGGTGGCCGAGAACATCCGGGTCGCCGTGGCTCCGCAGTACCTGAGCGCAGACGGCGGCGCGGAGGCTGCGATGCGCACCATGCTCGAGGCGGTGGGCTTCACCAGGCACCTCGAGGACCGGGTCGGCTCACTCACCATCGCCCAGAAGCATCTGCTCGAACTGGCCAAGGCCCTTGCCGTCGGACCTGCCCTGCTCATCCTCGACGAGCCGACCGCCCCGCTCGGACAGGACTCGGTGGCCCTGCTGTTCGACGCCGTACGGGCCGCCGCCGCACGCGGCACCGCCGTCGTCTACATCACCCACCGTCTCGCCGAGGTCCGCGAGCTCGCCGATCGGGTCACGGTGCTGCGCGACGGCTCGGTGCGCGGCAGCTCTCTGACTTCCGACATCTCCGACGACGAGCTGCTTGCGCTCATCGTCGGGCGCAAGCTCGCCAGCACGTTCCCGGCCAAGCCCGAGCGCGACCCGCAGGCCGAGCAGCTGCTCAGCGTGCAGGGACTGTCCGGTCAGGGCTTCGACGATGTCAGCTTCACCGCCTCGCGCGGTGAGATCGTCGGCGTTTCAGGCATCGTGGGCAACGGTCAGAGCGCCCTGCTGCGCGCCCTGGCCGGGCTCGAACCCTCCGATGGCATCGTGCAGATCGCCGGCGAGACCTTCGGCGCCAAGAAGCTGCGCCGTCGGTCGGGTTATCTGCCGGCCGACCGGCACCGTGAGGGATTGATGATGTCGATGTCGGTTCGGGAGAACGCCGCGCTGTCCGCGCTCGGTCGTTTCACCCGTGGCCCGCTGTTGCGCTCGGCACCGGAGAACGAGGCGGTCGCCCACGAGCTGTCTGCACTCGCGGTCAAGACCGGGTCGCCCGAGACGTTGGTTTCCGCACTGTCCGGAGGCAACCAACAGAAGGTCGTGCTGGCCCGGGCATTGATGTCCCAGCCCGCGATCCTGGTCGCCGACGAGCCCACCCAGGGTGTGGACGTCGGTGCACGAGCCGAGATCTACCGGATCCTGCGCCAGATCTCGGCCGACGGCGTGCCGGTTGTGGTTGCGTCCTCGGACGCCAAGGAGCTGGAGGGCCTGTGTGACCGCGTGATCGTGATGTCGCGCGGATCGGTGGTGCAGACCTGTGCCGGGGACGACATCACCGAGGAGGCGCTGATCCACTCGGCCGTGCGGGCCACGGGTCACTCTCGTGGCGCGAACGCCCCGGCCTCGGCCACCGCGTCCTCACGGGTGCGTCGGTTCCTCACCGGTGACTACGCCCCGGTGCTCGTGCTCGCACTGGTGATGTTGCTGCTCGGGGCGTACGTGCTGAGCAAGAACTCCCGCTACCTGGGCCAGTTCAACGTCACGTCCATCATGACCTCCTGCGCGGCGCTAGGCTTCATCGCTCTCGGCCAGACGATCGTGCTTCTGGTAGGGGGTATCGACCTGTCGGTGGGACCCTTGGCCGGCTTCATGGTCGTGGTCGGGTCCTTCTTCCTCACCGACGGCAAATCGGGGATCGTGATGGTCCTCGGCCTGGCGTTGATGCTGGCCTGCGGCGTGGGCAACGGGGTCGTGAACGGCACGTTGATCAGATACGCCAAGTTCACCCCGGTGGCCGCGACCCTCGCGACGTACATCGCCCTGCAGGGATTGAGTTTCCTGTTGCGCAGCTCGCCGGGCGGCAACATCGCCGGTTCGGTGTCCAATCTCATCACCCACAAGGTCGGACCCTTCCCGTTGTCGTTCGTCGTGATGGCAGCGGCCACGCTCGTGCTCGAAGGGATCCTGCGATTCCGCCGCTCCGGTCTGCGGCTGCGGGCCGTCGGCAGTGACGAGGACTCGGCCCGCAAGGTCGGTGTCGCGATCAATCCGACCGTCATAGCCGCCTATGTCGGGTCGTCGGTGATGGTCTTCTTCGGTGCGGTGGTCCTGCTGGCCCAGCTGGGCATCGGCGACCCATCGCAGGGTGTCAGTTACACCCTGAGCAGCATCACCGCGGTCGTGCTCGGCGGCACCAGCCTGCTGGGCGGCCGCGGGACGTTCATCGGCACACTGCTCGGCGCCGGGCTGATCGTGCAGGTCCTCAACGCCACGGTGTTCCTGAACCTGACCCAGACGTGGCAGTACTTCTTCCAGGGCGCACTGATCGTGGTCGCGGCCGTCATCTACAGCCAGGTGCGCGGTTTCCGCCGCACCACGGCGTGA
- a CDS encoding ABC transporter permease, giving the protein MTAHVAQRPQARRRLRVTPSRGLSTVLLALVVLVVLGLTTAHSSMRHGAILGMLPFAAVLAVAALGQTLVVMQGGIDLSVAGTISLVVVIITHQAYGDNAKVLPAALVALAAAIVAGLINGVLIGRFGLNAIVATLGTNALLYAGVLGVSGGTPRQTTDLLARITGGTSFGIPNAVYFAVLATIVTTVAVKRTVAGRRFEAVGANAWAAWATGLKIERFRAGAYVWAAVLYWLAGFLLAGVINKPTAYEGDSYVLASVAAVVLGGTSLLGGRGNLVASALAALFLTQLQQYVLALGVTFAVQTLVQAAALTVGVALYTVNWSRLRRRRQAVPPRTLVGSAHP; this is encoded by the coding sequence ATGACCGCACATGTGGCGCAACGGCCTCAGGCCCGTCGTCGCCTCCGCGTCACGCCATCGCGGGGACTGTCCACCGTCCTGCTCGCGCTCGTAGTCCTCGTCGTGCTGGGCCTGACCACGGCCCACAGCAGCATGAGACACGGGGCAATCCTCGGTATGCTGCCGTTCGCGGCGGTGCTCGCGGTCGCCGCGCTGGGCCAGACGCTCGTCGTCATGCAAGGCGGTATCGACCTCTCCGTCGCCGGCACCATCTCTCTCGTCGTCGTGATCATCACCCACCAGGCCTACGGCGACAACGCCAAGGTGCTGCCCGCCGCCCTGGTGGCGCTGGCCGCCGCGATCGTCGCCGGATTGATCAACGGCGTGCTCATCGGACGCTTCGGCCTCAACGCGATCGTCGCCACTCTCGGTACGAATGCCCTGCTGTACGCGGGTGTCCTGGGCGTGTCCGGTGGCACTCCGCGCCAGACGACGGATCTGCTGGCTCGCATCACGGGGGGCACCAGCTTCGGAATCCCGAACGCCGTGTACTTCGCCGTCCTCGCCACGATCGTCACGACCGTCGCGGTGAAGCGCACCGTGGCCGGTCGCCGCTTCGAAGCCGTCGGCGCCAACGCGTGGGCGGCCTGGGCGACGGGGCTCAAGATCGAGCGGTTCCGAGCCGGCGCCTACGTCTGGGCCGCGGTGCTCTACTGGCTGGCCGGCTTTCTGCTCGCGGGCGTCATCAACAAGCCGACCGCGTACGAGGGTGACAGCTACGTGCTTGCCTCCGTGGCTGCGGTCGTGCTCGGTGGCACCTCGCTGCTGGGTGGGCGTGGCAACCTCGTGGCCAGCGCTCTGGCCGCCCTGTTCCTCACCCAGCTGCAGCAGTACGTTCTGGCGCTCGGCGTCACGTTCGCCGTCCAGACCCTCGTCCAGGCCGCCGCACTCACCGTCGGAGTCGCGCTCTACACCGTGAACTGGTCGCGACTGCGCCGAAGACGGCAGGCCGTGCCACCCCGAACGCTCGTCGGCTCAGCACATCCCTAG
- a CDS encoding substrate-binding domain-containing protein, translated as MSKISTAIRVAAAVSAVTLLATACSSSGGSATSAGSGGASSGGPSWCGNKKISLGLTDGFGGNSWRLVTTASAKTEVAKCKSVTSFSYADGQGNVQKAISDIQGMVAKGVNALVVFPDAGNAVLPALRSAYQAGVVTVPYRVDPGGKAGTDYTQWIGADFANDGKNWANWILKNLPNGGNVLFVSGPAGNSQGVTEGKAMHSVLDPSGKYKFIGASPFEVTNWDPSLSQQVLTAAIAKYSKIDVIVSDFGPSLVGALPAFEKSGRSIPALVTSDGNALSCFWQAHKAKNPDFKLLTVATGNDNARLAVQWAIAKATGGTPPTNTQFEAPVFEDSISGQPHPVTCDSKLPGDVYLSAELPGADQAALFNK; from the coding sequence ATGTCCAAGATCTCGACCGCGATTCGTGTTGCGGCTGCTGTAAGCGCGGTGACCCTGCTGGCCACCGCGTGCAGCAGTTCGGGCGGATCGGCCACGTCCGCCGGTTCGGGCGGGGCAAGCTCCGGCGGCCCCTCGTGGTGCGGCAACAAGAAGATCAGCCTTGGGCTGACCGACGGCTTCGGCGGCAACAGCTGGCGTCTGGTCACCACGGCCTCGGCCAAGACCGAGGTCGCCAAGTGCAAGAGCGTGACCAGCTTCAGCTATGCCGATGGTCAGGGCAACGTCCAGAAGGCGATCTCCGACATCCAGGGCATGGTCGCCAAGGGTGTCAACGCGCTCGTCGTGTTCCCGGATGCGGGTAACGCGGTACTGCCCGCGCTACGCAGCGCTTACCAGGCCGGCGTCGTTACGGTGCCGTACCGGGTCGACCCGGGCGGTAAGGCCGGTACCGACTACACCCAGTGGATCGGCGCCGACTTCGCCAACGACGGCAAGAACTGGGCGAACTGGATTCTGAAGAACCTGCCCAACGGTGGCAACGTCCTGTTCGTGTCCGGTCCGGCCGGCAACAGCCAGGGCGTCACCGAGGGCAAGGCCATGCACTCCGTGCTCGACCCCAGCGGCAAGTACAAGTTCATCGGCGCCAGCCCTTTCGAGGTAACCAACTGGGATCCCTCGCTCAGCCAGCAGGTGCTCACCGCGGCGATCGCCAAGTACTCCAAGATCGACGTGATCGTGTCCGACTTCGGCCCGTCGCTGGTCGGTGCGCTGCCGGCCTTCGAGAAGAGCGGTCGCTCGATCCCGGCGCTCGTGACCTCGGACGGAAACGCGTTGTCGTGCTTCTGGCAGGCCCACAAGGCCAAGAACCCGGACTTCAAGCTGCTCACGGTCGCGACCGGTAACGACAACGCACGTCTGGCGGTCCAGTGGGCGATCGCGAAGGCCACCGGAGGCACGCCGCCGACGAACACCCAGTTCGAGGCGCCGGTCTTCGAGGACTCCATCAGCGGCCAGCCGCACCCGGTGACCTGCGACTCGAAGCTGCCTGGTGACGTCTACCTCTCGGCAGAACTGCCCGGCGCCGACCAGGCTGCGCTGTTCAACAAGTAG